One genomic window of Novosphingobium aureum includes the following:
- a CDS encoding flagellar basal body P-ring protein FlgI, whose translation MACGLALCGFAASASAAPQPRIKDIVDVENVRPNQLVGYGLVVGLQGTGDRVRNVPFTEETLQAMLERMGVNIRGDQMRTQNVAAVMVTATMPPFARRGSTIDVQVSALGDSTSLQGGILIVSSLRALDGEIYAVAQGPVAVSGFEARGAAARVSRGVMTTARIAGGAIIEREVPYALASASSLKLALKNPDFTTAQRVARTINREVSGAAIALDPATVEITPRGSSVMELVSRIENLTVEVDQPARIVINEAAGTVVMGADVTVSPVAIAQGGLTISVTESPVVSQPGPLSNGTTQVVPRTRVEADDGSGASLALLTQGTSLQTLVTGLNALGVSPRDLITILQALRTAGALQAEITVQ comes from the coding sequence ATGGCCTGCGGCCTTGCCCTTTGCGGTTTCGCCGCGAGCGCATCAGCCGCGCCGCAGCCGCGTATCAAGGACATCGTCGATGTCGAAAACGTGCGCCCCAACCAGCTGGTCGGCTACGGTCTCGTCGTCGGCCTGCAGGGCACCGGCGACCGCGTGCGCAACGTGCCCTTCACCGAGGAGACGCTGCAGGCCATGCTCGAGCGCATGGGCGTCAACATTCGCGGCGACCAGATGCGCACCCAGAACGTGGCCGCGGTCATGGTCACCGCAACCATGCCGCCGTTCGCGCGGCGTGGCTCGACGATCGACGTGCAGGTCTCGGCGCTGGGCGATTCCACCAGCCTTCAGGGCGGCATCCTCATCGTATCCTCGCTGCGTGCGCTCGACGGCGAGATCTACGCGGTGGCGCAAGGGCCCGTCGCCGTCTCCGGCTTCGAGGCACGCGGTGCGGCCGCGCGCGTGAGCCGCGGCGTGATGACCACGGCACGCATCGCCGGCGGCGCGATCATCGAGCGCGAGGTGCCCTATGCCCTCGCTTCGGCGAGCAGCCTCAAGCTTGCGCTCAAGAACCCGGACTTCACCACCGCCCAGCGCGTCGCGCGCACGATCAACCGCGAGGTTTCGGGCGCTGCCATCGCGCTCGACCCGGCGACCGTCGAGATAACGCCGCGCGGCAGCTCGGTCATGGAGCTGGTCTCGCGCATCGAGAACCTGACGGTCGAGGTCGACCAGCCCGCGCGCATCGTCATCAACGAGGCCGCCGGTACCGTCGTCATGGGCGCGGACGTCACCGTCAGCCCGGTCGCGATCGCGCAGGGCGGGTTGACCATTTCCGTGACCGAGAGCCCCGTCGTCTCGCAGCCGGGACCGCTCTCGAACGGCACGACCCAGGTCGTCCCGCGCACCCGCGTCGAGGCCGACGACGGTTCGGGCGCTTCGCTCGCCCTGCTCACGCAGGGGACCTCGCTGCAGACGCTGGTCACCGGCCTCAATGCGCTCGGCGTCAGTCCGCGCGACCTTATCACCATCCTCCAGGCGCTGCGCACCGCAGGTGCGCTCCAGGCCGAAATCACGGTGCAGTAA
- a CDS encoding rod-binding protein, whose protein sequence is MSDISLPSLPSRPVVISQDKSPAAVARDFEGVFAGQMMKLMMESVELDEQTSGGHGEEMFRGVLAEQMGNQIAKGRGLGIASAVEAQIIRLQGGTDNGQ, encoded by the coding sequence ATGAGCGACATTTCCCTTCCCTCGTTGCCCTCGCGGCCGGTCGTCATCAGCCAGGACAAGAGCCCCGCTGCGGTTGCGCGCGACTTCGAGGGAGTCTTCGCCGGGCAGATGATGAAGCTGATGATGGAAAGCGTCGAGCTCGACGAACAGACTTCGGGCGGCCACGGCGAAGAGATGTTCCGCGGCGTGCTCGCCGAACAGATGGGTAACCAGATCGCCAAGGGCAGGGGGCTGGGCATCGCCTCGGCCGTCGAGGCACAGATCATCCGCCTCCAGGGAGGAACCGACAATGGCCAATGA
- a CDS encoding flagellar basal body protein — protein sequence MSSVPPLIAGMTRSMKAMAEQQRVIAENVANSETPGYKARTVTAPDFSALVQHYGGAAGSPGVARPTVEISAAMSALGASAPQAGSRVVLDSATSETKPDGNNVTLEDQLLALGQVQTDFTAATNIYKKQMGLMRLALGRG from the coding sequence ATGTCATCCGTACCTCCGCTGATCGCGGGCATGACCCGCTCGATGAAGGCCATGGCCGAGCAGCAGCGGGTCATCGCCGAGAACGTCGCCAACAGCGAAACCCCCGGCTACAAGGCCCGCACGGTCACCGCGCCCGATTTCTCGGCGCTCGTGCAGCACTATGGCGGTGCGGCCGGTTCGCCCGGTGTCGCACGCCCCACGGTCGAGATTTCCGCAGCGATGAGCGCACTGGGGGCCAGCGCGCCGCAGGCTGGAAGCCGTGTTGTCCTCGACAGTGCGACGAGCGAGACCAAGCCCGATGGCAACAACGTCACGCTCGAGGACCAGTTGCTCGCGCTTGGTCAGGTCCAGACCGACTTCACTGCAGCGACCAATATCTACAAGAAGCAGATGGGCCTGATGCGCCTCGCCCTCGGACGCGGCTGA
- a CDS encoding flagellar biosynthesis protein FlgN: protein MANELIEIVSSLNLVMREETERLRNRERVLDLASLASAKTRLVGALEEAIVRQSRRTPDWFAKADEETRETLRELFAELVSVSEENAAVLGRQIELSKDMVSAITAEARRLSGNRARTYGANGDLAQQDLATPISLDGAY, encoded by the coding sequence ATGGCCAATGAACTGATCGAGATCGTCTCCTCGCTCAACCTCGTCATGCGCGAGGAGACCGAGCGCCTGCGCAACCGCGAGCGCGTGCTCGACCTCGCCTCGCTGGCGAGCGCCAAGACGCGCCTCGTCGGTGCGCTCGAGGAGGCGATCGTGCGCCAGTCGCGCCGCACGCCAGACTGGTTCGCCAAGGCGGACGAGGAGACCCGCGAGACGCTGCGCGAGCTCTTCGCCGAGCTGGTGAGCGTCTCGGAGGAAAATGCTGCGGTCCTTGGCCGCCAGATCGAGCTGTCGAAGGACATGGTCTCGGCGATCACGGCCGAGGCGCGCCGTCTCAGCGGTAACCGCGCGCGCACCTACGGGGCGAACGGCGATCTCGCCCAGCAGGACCTCGCGACGCCGATCTCGCTCGATGGCGCCTACTGA
- a CDS encoding helix-turn-helix domain-containing protein, which yields MSDKNGLIGNGTGTPLGEGGEPLCIDSWRSFVFPNHIRTFRKERDGGSLLELSERLSGVTYIRLSKIERGEVFARAAELRAIGEALAVAPEDLLIDIDDPHFDIADWAEPNLGSDRVSHESDRFAVLVAAALRNRRNADPELTIAALENDYGIAPVILSRIENAFKPFERWNEDIRSGLYKLFAVRSNAVFIRKIEDLYGSGDLDETLPLIANPKLRIDKTRTRVNALRAELAQASPVAATQAHATIESAPALPEPAIAPTNDNSARASVEPGEERMVPVFGFPLPEGQIARLPTDTEVPAPRMAGPASYGLRVGYPTLGPGLPGRATLIVDPDRFPSAGSIAVVSEAEGILRLLSITHDRQGRMIGFSLHPDYEIAIDELDPGQVGTVIAAIYE from the coding sequence ATGTCGGATAAGAATGGCCTTATCGGTAACGGTACCGGGACCCCGCTTGGCGAAGGGGGTGAGCCCCTGTGCATCGATTCCTGGCGCTCGTTCGTTTTTCCGAACCACATCAGGACTTTCCGCAAGGAACGTGACGGAGGCTCGCTGCTCGAGCTTTCCGAACGTCTTTCGGGAGTAACCTATATCCGGCTCTCCAAGATCGAACGTGGAGAAGTCTTCGCCCGCGCCGCGGAACTGCGCGCCATCGGCGAAGCGCTGGCAGTTGCGCCCGAAGACCTGCTGATCGACATCGACGATCCGCATTTCGACATTGCCGACTGGGCCGAGCCGAACCTTGGCAGCGACCGCGTCTCGCACGAAAGCGATCGCTTCGCTGTGCTCGTCGCCGCGGCGCTGCGCAATCGCCGCAATGCCGATCCCGAACTCACCATCGCCGCGCTCGAGAACGACTACGGCATCGCGCCGGTGATCCTCTCGCGCATCGAGAACGCCTTCAAGCCCTTCGAGCGCTGGAACGAGGACATCCGCAGCGGCCTCTACAAACTCTTCGCAGTGCGCAGCAATGCGGTCTTCATCCGCAAGATCGAGGACCTGTACGGCAGTGGCGATCTCGACGAAACGCTGCCCCTGATCGCCAATCCCAAGCTGCGCATCGACAAGACCCGCACGCGGGTCAATGCGCTGCGCGCCGAACTGGCACAGGCCAGCCCGGTCGCGGCGACACAGGCACACGCAACCATCGAGTCTGCGCCCGCCCTGCCCGAACCGGCCATCGCGCCGACCAACGACAACAGCGCACGCGCAAGTGTCGAGCCCGGCGAAGAGCGCATGGTGCCGGTCTTCGGCTTCCCGCTCCCCGAGGGCCAGATCGCCCGCCTTCCGACCGACACCGAGGTGCCCGCGCCACGCATGGCGGGCCCGGCAAGCTACGGCCTGCGCGTCGGCTACCCGACGCTGGGACCGGGGCTTCCCGGCCGCGCCACGCTGATCGTCGATCCCGACCGATTCCCCTCGGCTGGCAGCATTGCGGTTGTGAGCGAGGCCGAAGGCATCCTGCGCCTGCTCTCGATCACGCATGACCGCCAGGGCCGCATGATCGGCTTCAGCCTGCATCCCGACTACGAGATCGCCATCGACGAGCTCGACCCGGGCCAGGTGGGCACCGTGATTGCCGCGATCTACGAATAG